From one Balaenoptera acutorostrata chromosome 6, mBalAcu1.1, whole genome shotgun sequence genomic stretch:
- the ZNF395 gene encoding zinc finger protein 395 isoform X1, with amino-acid sequence MERKGSSMASVLSRRLGKRSLLGARVLGPPGAAPPLEPQVELLEGAAPQPFLASKDTSCQEQPKELLKAPGTSGLQQVAFQPGQKVCVWYGGQECTGLVERHSWAEDKVTVWLLDQKLQICCKAEEVWPAELQSPIPQAPPPEQGTQAPAYRPVSRNIDVPKRWILNHCATREAPANEILVYRMCKQLSPGPRPICVCLKSDAVEMDEMMAAMVLTSLSCSPVVQSPPGVETNFSASRAACDPWKESGDVSDSGSSTTSGHWSGSSGVSTPSPPHPQASPKYLGDAFGSPQTDNGFETDPDAFLLDEPAPRKRKNSVKVMYKCLWPNCGKVLRSIVGIKRHVKALHLGDSVDSGQFKREEDFYYTEVQTKEEAAAAGGPAADPAPSPSLTSPPLAILPPPPPKAQSSGPDHPGLESYLPSGALSKSAPGSFWHIQADHAYQALPSFQIPVSPHIYTSISWAAAPSTASSLSPVRSRSLSFSEPQQPPPAMKSHLIVTSSPRAQSSTRKARGEAKKCRKVYGIEHRDQWCTACRWKKACQRFLD; translated from the exons GAAAGGCAGCAGCATGGCCAGCGTTCTGTCCCGGCGCCTTGGCAAGAGGTCCCTCCTGGGCGCCCGGGTGTTGGGGCCACCCGGGGCTGCCCCACCCTTGGAGCCTCAGGTGGAGCTGCTTGAGGGGGCGGCTCCCCAGCCCTTCCTTGCCTCTAAGGACACGTCCTGCCAGGAGCAGCCCAAGGAACTCCTCAAGGCTCCAGGCACCTCAGGCCTCCAGCAGGTGGCCTTTCAGCCCGGGCAGAAG GTTTGTGTGTGGTACGGGGGTCAAGAGTGTACAGGACTGGTGGAGCGGCATAGTTGGGCAGAGGATAAGGTGACTGTCTGGCTGTTGGACCAGAAGTTACAAATCTGCTGCAAAGCGGAGGAGGTGTGGCCGGCCGAGCTACAGAGCCCCATCCCCCAGGCACCACCTCCCGAGCAGGGAACCCAGGCGCCAGCCTACAGGCCTGTCTCCAGGAACATTGATGTCCCAAAGAG gtggattcttaaccactgcgccaccagggaagcccctgccaatGAGATTCTCGTATACAGGATGTGTAAGCAGTTGAGCCCTGGCCCCCGCCCCATCTGTGTTTGTCT GAAGTCGGATGCAGTGGAAATGGACGAGATGATGGCAGCCATGGTGCTGACGTCCCTGTCCTGCAGCCCTGTGGTGCAGAGTCCTCCTGGGGTCGAGACCAACTTCTCTG CTTCCCGCGCGGCCTGTGACCCGTGGAAGGAGAGCGGCGACGTGTCGGACAGCGGCAGCAGCACCACCAGCGGGCACTGGAGCGGGAGCAGTGGCGTCTCCACCCcctcgcccccccacccccaggccagccCCAAGTATTTGGGGGACGCCTTTGGCTCTCCCCAGACTGATAATGGATTCGAGACCGACCCGGACGCTTTCCTGTTGGATGAACCAGCTCCCCGCAAAAGAAAG AACTCGGTGAAGGTGATGTACAAGTGCCTGTGGCCCAACTGTGGCAAAGTCCTGCGCTCCATCGTGGGCATCAAGCGCCACGTCAAAGCCCTCCACCTGGG GGACAGCGTGGACTCCGGCCAGTTCAAGCGGGAGGAGGATTTCTACTACACAGAGGTGCAGACGAAGGAGGAAGCTGCTGCCGCTGGCGGCCCCGCCGCCGACCCggctcccagccccagcctgacCAGCCCGCCCCTTGCCATTCTCCCTCCGCCTCCTCCCAAAGCCCAGTCCTCAGGCCCAGATCACCCTGGCCTGGAGTCCTACCTGCCCTCTGGTGCTCTCAGCAAGTCAGCTCCTGGCTCCTTCTGGCATATTCAGGCCGACCATGCATACCAG GCCCTGCCGTCCTTCCAGATCCCCGTCTCACCGCACATCTACACCAGTATTAGCTGGGCCGCTGCCCCCTCTAcagcctcctccctctctccg GTCCGGAGCCGGTCGCTCAGCTTCAGCGAGCCCCAGCAGCCTCCACCCGCCATGAAATCTCACCTGATTGTCACTTCTTCACCCCGGGCCCAGAGCAGCACCAG GAAAGCCCGTGGGGAGGCTAAGAAGTGCCGCAAGGTGTACGGCATCGAGCACCGGGACCAGTGGTGCACAGCCTGCCGCTGGAAGAAGGCCTGCCAGCGCTTCCTGGACTGA
- the ZNF395 gene encoding zinc finger protein 395 isoform X3, protein MERKGSSMASVLSRRLGKRSLLGARVLGPPGAAPPLEPQVELLEGAAPQPFLASKDTSCQEQPKELLKAPGTSGLQQVAFQPGQKVCVWYGGQECTGLVERHSWAEDKVTVWLLDQKLQICCKAEEVWPAELQSPIPQAPPPEQGTQAPAYRPVSRNIDVPKRKSDAVEMDEMMAAMVLTSLSCSPVVQSPPGVETNFSASRAACDPWKESGDVSDSGSSTTSGHWSGSSGVSTPSPPHPQASPKYLGDAFGSPQTDNGFETDPDAFLLDEPAPRKRKNSVKVMYKCLWPNCGKVLRSIVGIKRHVKALHLGDSVDSGQFKREEDFYYTEVQTKEEAAAAGGPAADPAPSPSLTSPPLAILPPPPPKAQSSGPDHPGLESYLPSGALSKSAPGSFWHIQADHAYQALPSFQIPVSPHIYTSISWAAAPSTASSLSPVRSRSLSFSEPQQPPPAMKSHLIVTSSPRAQSSTRKARGEAKKCRKVYGIEHRDQWCTACRWKKACQRFLD, encoded by the exons GAAAGGCAGCAGCATGGCCAGCGTTCTGTCCCGGCGCCTTGGCAAGAGGTCCCTCCTGGGCGCCCGGGTGTTGGGGCCACCCGGGGCTGCCCCACCCTTGGAGCCTCAGGTGGAGCTGCTTGAGGGGGCGGCTCCCCAGCCCTTCCTTGCCTCTAAGGACACGTCCTGCCAGGAGCAGCCCAAGGAACTCCTCAAGGCTCCAGGCACCTCAGGCCTCCAGCAGGTGGCCTTTCAGCCCGGGCAGAAG GTTTGTGTGTGGTACGGGGGTCAAGAGTGTACAGGACTGGTGGAGCGGCATAGTTGGGCAGAGGATAAGGTGACTGTCTGGCTGTTGGACCAGAAGTTACAAATCTGCTGCAAAGCGGAGGAGGTGTGGCCGGCCGAGCTACAGAGCCCCATCCCCCAGGCACCACCTCCCGAGCAGGGAACCCAGGCGCCAGCCTACAGGCCTGTCTCCAGGAACATTGATGTCCCAAAGAG GAAGTCGGATGCAGTGGAAATGGACGAGATGATGGCAGCCATGGTGCTGACGTCCCTGTCCTGCAGCCCTGTGGTGCAGAGTCCTCCTGGGGTCGAGACCAACTTCTCTG CTTCCCGCGCGGCCTGTGACCCGTGGAAGGAGAGCGGCGACGTGTCGGACAGCGGCAGCAGCACCACCAGCGGGCACTGGAGCGGGAGCAGTGGCGTCTCCACCCcctcgcccccccacccccaggccagccCCAAGTATTTGGGGGACGCCTTTGGCTCTCCCCAGACTGATAATGGATTCGAGACCGACCCGGACGCTTTCCTGTTGGATGAACCAGCTCCCCGCAAAAGAAAG AACTCGGTGAAGGTGATGTACAAGTGCCTGTGGCCCAACTGTGGCAAAGTCCTGCGCTCCATCGTGGGCATCAAGCGCCACGTCAAAGCCCTCCACCTGGG GGACAGCGTGGACTCCGGCCAGTTCAAGCGGGAGGAGGATTTCTACTACACAGAGGTGCAGACGAAGGAGGAAGCTGCTGCCGCTGGCGGCCCCGCCGCCGACCCggctcccagccccagcctgacCAGCCCGCCCCTTGCCATTCTCCCTCCGCCTCCTCCCAAAGCCCAGTCCTCAGGCCCAGATCACCCTGGCCTGGAGTCCTACCTGCCCTCTGGTGCTCTCAGCAAGTCAGCTCCTGGCTCCTTCTGGCATATTCAGGCCGACCATGCATACCAG GCCCTGCCGTCCTTCCAGATCCCCGTCTCACCGCACATCTACACCAGTATTAGCTGGGCCGCTGCCCCCTCTAcagcctcctccctctctccg GTCCGGAGCCGGTCGCTCAGCTTCAGCGAGCCCCAGCAGCCTCCACCCGCCATGAAATCTCACCTGATTGTCACTTCTTCACCCCGGGCCCAGAGCAGCACCAG GAAAGCCCGTGGGGAGGCTAAGAAGTGCCGCAAGGTGTACGGCATCGAGCACCGGGACCAGTGGTGCACAGCCTGCCGCTGGAAGAAGGCCTGCCAGCGCTTCCTGGACTGA
- the ZNF395 gene encoding zinc finger protein 395 isoform X2, whose translation MASVLSRRLGKRSLLGARVLGPPGAAPPLEPQVELLEGAAPQPFLASKDTSCQEQPKELLKAPGTSGLQQVAFQPGQKVCVWYGGQECTGLVERHSWAEDKVTVWLLDQKLQICCKAEEVWPAELQSPIPQAPPPEQGTQAPAYRPVSRNIDVPKRWILNHCATREAPANEILVYRMCKQLSPGPRPICVCLKSDAVEMDEMMAAMVLTSLSCSPVVQSPPGVETNFSASRAACDPWKESGDVSDSGSSTTSGHWSGSSGVSTPSPPHPQASPKYLGDAFGSPQTDNGFETDPDAFLLDEPAPRKRKNSVKVMYKCLWPNCGKVLRSIVGIKRHVKALHLGDSVDSGQFKREEDFYYTEVQTKEEAAAAGGPAADPAPSPSLTSPPLAILPPPPPKAQSSGPDHPGLESYLPSGALSKSAPGSFWHIQADHAYQALPSFQIPVSPHIYTSISWAAAPSTASSLSPVRSRSLSFSEPQQPPPAMKSHLIVTSSPRAQSSTRKARGEAKKCRKVYGIEHRDQWCTACRWKKACQRFLD comes from the exons ATGGCCAGCGTTCTGTCCCGGCGCCTTGGCAAGAGGTCCCTCCTGGGCGCCCGGGTGTTGGGGCCACCCGGGGCTGCCCCACCCTTGGAGCCTCAGGTGGAGCTGCTTGAGGGGGCGGCTCCCCAGCCCTTCCTTGCCTCTAAGGACACGTCCTGCCAGGAGCAGCCCAAGGAACTCCTCAAGGCTCCAGGCACCTCAGGCCTCCAGCAGGTGGCCTTTCAGCCCGGGCAGAAG GTTTGTGTGTGGTACGGGGGTCAAGAGTGTACAGGACTGGTGGAGCGGCATAGTTGGGCAGAGGATAAGGTGACTGTCTGGCTGTTGGACCAGAAGTTACAAATCTGCTGCAAAGCGGAGGAGGTGTGGCCGGCCGAGCTACAGAGCCCCATCCCCCAGGCACCACCTCCCGAGCAGGGAACCCAGGCGCCAGCCTACAGGCCTGTCTCCAGGAACATTGATGTCCCAAAGAG gtggattcttaaccactgcgccaccagggaagcccctgccaatGAGATTCTCGTATACAGGATGTGTAAGCAGTTGAGCCCTGGCCCCCGCCCCATCTGTGTTTGTCT GAAGTCGGATGCAGTGGAAATGGACGAGATGATGGCAGCCATGGTGCTGACGTCCCTGTCCTGCAGCCCTGTGGTGCAGAGTCCTCCTGGGGTCGAGACCAACTTCTCTG CTTCCCGCGCGGCCTGTGACCCGTGGAAGGAGAGCGGCGACGTGTCGGACAGCGGCAGCAGCACCACCAGCGGGCACTGGAGCGGGAGCAGTGGCGTCTCCACCCcctcgcccccccacccccaggccagccCCAAGTATTTGGGGGACGCCTTTGGCTCTCCCCAGACTGATAATGGATTCGAGACCGACCCGGACGCTTTCCTGTTGGATGAACCAGCTCCCCGCAAAAGAAAG AACTCGGTGAAGGTGATGTACAAGTGCCTGTGGCCCAACTGTGGCAAAGTCCTGCGCTCCATCGTGGGCATCAAGCGCCACGTCAAAGCCCTCCACCTGGG GGACAGCGTGGACTCCGGCCAGTTCAAGCGGGAGGAGGATTTCTACTACACAGAGGTGCAGACGAAGGAGGAAGCTGCTGCCGCTGGCGGCCCCGCCGCCGACCCggctcccagccccagcctgacCAGCCCGCCCCTTGCCATTCTCCCTCCGCCTCCTCCCAAAGCCCAGTCCTCAGGCCCAGATCACCCTGGCCTGGAGTCCTACCTGCCCTCTGGTGCTCTCAGCAAGTCAGCTCCTGGCTCCTTCTGGCATATTCAGGCCGACCATGCATACCAG GCCCTGCCGTCCTTCCAGATCCCCGTCTCACCGCACATCTACACCAGTATTAGCTGGGCCGCTGCCCCCTCTAcagcctcctccctctctccg GTCCGGAGCCGGTCGCTCAGCTTCAGCGAGCCCCAGCAGCCTCCACCCGCCATGAAATCTCACCTGATTGTCACTTCTTCACCCCGGGCCCAGAGCAGCACCAG GAAAGCCCGTGGGGAGGCTAAGAAGTGCCGCAAGGTGTACGGCATCGAGCACCGGGACCAGTGGTGCACAGCCTGCCGCTGGAAGAAGGCCTGCCAGCGCTTCCTGGACTGA